The stretch of DNA TGGATGCTTTGTTTAGATCTGGTAGGCGCGGGCTTTAGCCCGGGGCAGTTCAAACGCGAAATAAAAACAACGCGCCTTAAAAGGCGCGGCTACCAAAACGAAAAAATTGATACTAATACCGGAAACCTGTGTGAAAAGGAGTTTAAATGAAATTGATTTCCTGGAATGTTAACGGAATAAGGGCGGTGCATAATAAAAGTATATTAATGCCGTTTATTGAAAAAGAGAATCCGGATATATTTTGCGTGCAGGAAACAAAGGCGCAGGAAGATACTTTTCCTGAAGAACTGAAAAATATCAAAGGATATAACTTTTGCATGTCATCGGCTGTCAAAAAGGGGTATAGCGGGACGGCGCTGTGGTCAAAACAAAAACCTGTAAACGTAAAATACGGCCTTGGCAAACCGCAGTTTGATGACGAGGGAAGGACAATAATAGCGGAGTATGAAACGTTCTTCCTGTATAACATCTATTTTCCAAACGGCGGCAGGGGCCCGGAATTTGTTGAAAAGAAACTGGCCTTCTATGAAGAGTTTCTGAAAAATGCCGAGAAAAACAGAAAGAAAAAGAATATTATTATCTGCGGCGATGTGAATACGGCACATAAGGAAATTGACCTTGCGCGGCCGAAAGAAAACAGGGAAACATCAGGTTTTCTGCCGCAGGAATGCGCGTTTCTTGATAAACTTGTGTCTAAAGGTTATGCGGACACGTTCAGGATGTTTCATAAAGACGGTAATAATTATACCTGGTGGGATTATAAAAGCGGAGCCCGGCAGCGCAACATTGGCTGGAGGATAGACTACTTTTATGTTAATGAAGAATTAAAATCAAAGGTAAAATCAGCCGGTATATTAAGCGATGTGACCGGTTCTGACCACGCCCCGGTATTTGTGGAGATTAAATGAAAAAGGTATTAAAACTCACGGGGAAGGCATTGCTGATTGTTATTGCTGCGGTTATTATTTATTATTCCACTGTTGTCTTAAAGGCACGTTCTGATACCCCCGCGATTGTAAAACCGCTGCTTGAAAACGCGGTAATTACTTACGCGGATTTAAGCAAAGAGCGGCTTGACGCCATACTGGCAATTGAAGACCCGGCTTTTTTCACGCACGACGGAATAGACTTAAAGTCACCCGGAGCGGGCATCACAACAATAACCCAGGGGCTTGGCAAAAAGTTTTATTTTAAAAAGTTTAAACCCGGCATAAGAAAGCTTAAACTTATGCTTGTGTCAAAATACGCTTTAAACGCGCTGGTTTCAAAAAACGACCAGCTTACGCTTTTCTTAAATCAGGCTTATCTTGGAAAGCATAATGGCGCCGTTATAATCGGTTTTGAAAAAGCGGCGCGGGCTTTTTATGGAAAATCATTTAAAGAAATCCATACAGAGCAGTTTTTGTCAATACTGGCAATGGTCATAGCGCCGGAGACTTTTCATGTGATAAATAA from Candidatus Goldiibacteriota bacterium encodes:
- the xth gene encoding exodeoxyribonuclease III, with protein sequence MKLISWNVNGIRAVHNKSILMPFIEKENPDIFCVQETKAQEDTFPEELKNIKGYNFCMSSAVKKGYSGTALWSKQKPVNVKYGLGKPQFDDEGRTIIAEYETFFLYNIYFPNGGRGPEFVEKKLAFYEEFLKNAEKNRKKKNIIICGDVNTAHKEIDLARPKENRETSGFLPQECAFLDKLVSKGYADTFRMFHKDGNNYTWWDYKSGARQRNIGWRIDYFYVNEELKSKVKSAGILSDVTGSDHAPVFVEIK
- a CDS encoding transglycosylase domain-containing protein, which codes for MKKVLKLTGKALLIVIAAVIIYYSTVVLKARSDTPAIVKPLLENAVITYADLSKERLDAILAIEDPAFFTHDGIDLKSPGAGITTITQGLGKKFYFKKFKPGIRKLKLMLVSKYALNALVSKNDQLTLFLNQAYLGKHNGAVIIGFEKAARAFYGKSFKEIHTEQFLSILAMVIAPETFHVINKPEANKQRVERMKKVISGEYKPKGLMDLYYGELNEEEAKSGLAPASYFPEIYKK